The following DNA comes from Euzebyales bacterium.
TGCAGGCGCTCAGCACCATATGCTCGACGCTCCTCGACACGATCGAGGTCAACGAACGCGGGGTCCGCGACGACATCGACACCGAGTTCCTCCACGACTTCCGGGTGGCGATCCGGCGCACGCGCTCGATGTTGAGCCAGGCGGGGGAGGTGATCCCCGAGACGGAGCGCAGGTTCTACGGCGACGCCTTCAGATGGCTCGCAGGGGAGACGAGCGAGCTGCGGGACCTGGACGTGTACCTGCTCGGATTCGACGATCTCACGGCCCAGTTGCCCGCCGAGCACCGAGCCGACGTCGAACCGCTCCGGGATCTGCTCGAAGACCTCCGGCGGGACGCGTACACCCGGCTCATGGTTGCGCTCGACTCCCAGCGCTATCGGGAGCTGATGGCCTCGTGGCGCGCGTTCCTCGACGCTCCGGACGGAGCCGGGGCTGCATCGACCCCCGTCGGACGCACCGCCGGCGAGCGCATCTGGAAGGCGTACCGCAGCATCGTCAGGCACGGCCGTCACATCGACGACGACTCGCCGGCCGAGGCCGTCCACGACCTCCGCAAGCGGGCCAAGAAGCTCCGGTACCTGCTCGAGGCGTACCGGTCCCTGTACCCCAGGGGCGACATGAGGTCTCTCACCGCCGAGCTCGTGACGCTGCAGGACAACCTCGGCACCTACCAGGATTGTGATGTGCAGATCAGCAGCCTGCGGCGGTTCGCTGAGCTGCTCGGCCAACGCCCCGGCGCGACCGGACCGGCCGTGCTGGCCATGGGGGTGCTCTCGAGCCAGTTGGCGCAGCGCCAGCAGCAGGCGCGTGCGGAGTTCCAGGAGCGCTTCGCGCGCTTCGACCGTCGGAAGAACCGGCAGCGCTTCCGCCGGCTCTTCGAACCGATCGCGGAGCCCGTCACATGAGGGTACTCGCCGCGTACAGCCTCAAGGGTGGTGTCGGGAAGA
Coding sequences within:
- a CDS encoding CHAD domain-containing protein; translated protein: MLRGVDPTSGALRESLVAGIGLRRDGRETVERRLLDSFDWRVWDAGAVLEHDMTPTAAWLTWRRRATSAEPARVLGRQASPTTPSTAADLAGGPVTRLLAPVLGLRALLPRAEMRVERELFSLRDGEDKSVARAAIEHITVTGPGDMDDRDLGWRVVVTGVRGYDDVLADLVDRLEGAPGLVAGRDDADRSLFESAGAQPADYSSKLRVAIEPEAPTLQALSTICSTLLDTIEVNERGVRDDIDTEFLHDFRVAIRRTRSMLSQAGEVIPETERRFYGDAFRWLAGETSELRDLDVYLLGFDDLTAQLPAEHRADVEPLRDLLEDLRRDAYTRLMVALDSQRYRELMASWRAFLDAPDGAGAASTPVGRTAGERIWKAYRSIVRHGRHIDDDSPAEAVHDLRKRAKKLRYLLEAYRSLYPRGDMRSLTAELVTLQDNLGTYQDCDVQISSLRRFAELLGQRPGATGPAVLAMGVLSSQLAQRQQQARAEFQERFARFDRRKNRQRFRRLFEPIAEPVT